Proteins encoded by one window of Flavobacterium sp. N502540:
- a CDS encoding S66 peptidase family protein → MITPPYLQKGDTVAILATARKNIDDNLKPTIDLLHSWGLEAVVGSTIGLDFNQLAGTDEQRASDFQKQLDNPNIKAIWCVRGGYGTVRMIDLLDFTKFKQHPKWIVGFSDVTVLHNHLNTMGYQSIHGIMPVTVPRATPAAVSSMKSALFGEPISYTIAPDKMNRFGTVTGELVGGNLSILYSLLGSPSAIDCKDKILFLEDLDEYLYHIDRMMMNLRRNGCIENLKGIVVGGMTKMKDNEVPWGKNAVEIVDDVTKKYNIPVIFNFPAGHIQDNRALIMGSTVTIDVNASGSSLTFKK, encoded by the coding sequence ATGATAACACCACCTTATTTACAAAAAGGAGATACTGTAGCCATTTTAGCAACGGCTAGAAAAAATATAGACGACAATCTAAAACCTACTATTGATTTATTACACAGCTGGGGACTTGAAGCTGTCGTTGGAAGTACTATTGGTTTGGATTTTAACCAACTGGCCGGTACCGATGAACAACGTGCTTCCGATTTTCAAAAACAGTTAGACAATCCAAATATCAAAGCAATATGGTGTGTTCGCGGTGGCTATGGAACGGTGAGGATGATCGATTTACTTGATTTTACCAAATTCAAACAACACCCAAAATGGATTGTTGGTTTCAGTGACGTTACCGTTCTGCACAATCATTTGAATACGATGGGCTATCAGTCCATTCACGGGATCATGCCTGTAACGGTTCCAAGAGCAACTCCCGCTGCGGTCAGTTCAATGAAATCTGCCTTGTTTGGTGAACCTATTTCCTATACTATTGCTCCGGATAAAATGAACCGCTTTGGAACAGTAACCGGTGAATTGGTGGGCGGTAATTTATCTATTTTATACAGTTTGTTAGGTTCTCCTTCGGCGATTGACTGTAAGGATAAAATTTTGTTCCTTGAAGATCTGGACGAATATCTTTATCATATCGATCGTATGATGATGAATTTAAGACGCAATGGATGTATCGAAAACCTAAAAGGAATTGTTGTTGGAGGTATGACCAAAATGAAGGATAACGAAGTTCCATGGGGGAAAAATGCGGTAGAAATTGTAGATGATGTGACCAAAAAGTACAATATTCCCGTAATTTTTAATTTCCCAGCCGGACACATTCAGGACAATAGGGCCTTAATTATGGGAAGTACCGTTACTATTGATGTAAATGCATCCGGAAGTTCTCTTACCTTTAAAAAATAA
- a CDS encoding 3-hydroxyanthranilate 3,4-dioxygenase produces MAIAKPFNLTKWIDENRHLLKPPVGNKNLYVDSGDYIVMIVAGPNARKDYHYNETEELFYQLEGSIKVIIQEDGERKEMDLHAGDMYLHPAKVPHSPVRSEGSIGLVIERKRAGLGYTDGLLWHCDHCNHKLYEVFFELHNIEKDFLPHFEHFYNSLELRTCDNCGTVMESDPRFVAKK; encoded by the coding sequence ATGGCAATAGCAAAACCTTTCAATCTAACAAAGTGGATCGATGAGAACCGTCATTTACTAAAACCTCCCGTTGGGAATAAAAATCTTTATGTTGATTCCGGCGACTATATCGTGATGATTGTTGCAGGTCCGAATGCCCGAAAAGATTATCATTATAACGAAACCGAAGAGCTTTTTTATCAGCTGGAAGGCAGCATAAAAGTGATTATTCAGGAAGATGGAGAACGAAAGGAAATGGATTTACATGCAGGTGATATGTATCTTCATCCGGCTAAAGTTCCCCATTCACCTGTTCGTTCCGAAGGTTCAATAGGATTGGTAATCGAACGCAAACGTGCAGGATTAGGGTATACTGACGGATTGCTTTGGCACTGTGATCATTGCAATCATAAACTCTATGAAGTGTTTTTTGAATTGCATAATATAGAAAAAGATTTTCTGCCGCATTTCGAACATTTTTATAATTCGTTAGAGTTGAGAACCTGCGATAATTGCGGAACTGTAATGGAATCGGATCCCAGATTTGTGGCGAAGAAATAA
- a CDS encoding MBL fold metallo-hydrolase, with protein MSILNRFLICFLLLSVHVFSQKEQKSSFQVVPLGIKGGIDEKNLSAYLVAPTHTNDFICLDAGTVNAGIEKAIENKVFKVSTSEILRKYIKGYFISHAHLDHVSGLIINSPADSSKTVYATEKCMEMMENHYFNDQTWANFGDKGPGTPLKKYHFQTLNIGEEIPVTNTTMTAKAFPLSHVNPFESTAFLIKNGESYVLYLGDTGPDAVEKSDKLKSLWTAITPLIKNKQLKGIFIEVSFPNEQPDQFLFGHLTPNYLMKELHVLEELAGKGTLNGFPIIVTHLKPPAKNIAKLKEQLQKQNDLKAKIIYPEQGKRFEL; from the coding sequence ATGTCTATTCTTAACCGGTTTCTAATCTGTTTTCTTTTGCTTTCCGTTCATGTGTTTTCTCAAAAAGAACAAAAATCTTCCTTTCAGGTGGTTCCGTTAGGCATAAAAGGAGGAATAGATGAGAAGAATCTTTCAGCCTATTTAGTTGCCCCTACTCACACCAATGATTTTATCTGTTTAGATGCCGGAACTGTGAATGCCGGAATTGAAAAAGCAATCGAAAACAAGGTTTTTAAAGTTTCAACCAGCGAAATTTTACGAAAATACATTAAAGGGTATTTTATTTCTCATGCACATTTAGATCATGTTTCAGGTTTAATAATCAACTCTCCTGCTGATTCTTCCAAGACGGTTTATGCCACTGAAAAATGTATGGAAATGATGGAAAACCATTATTTCAACGATCAGACCTGGGCCAATTTTGGAGATAAAGGCCCCGGAACTCCATTAAAAAAATACCATTTTCAGACTTTAAATATCGGAGAAGAAATTCCGGTTACCAATACAACGATGACGGCAAAAGCATTTCCGTTAAGTCATGTGAATCCTTTTGAAAGCACCGCTTTCCTGATTAAAAATGGCGAATCGTATGTACTTTATCTGGGGGATACCGGACCAGATGCTGTAGAGAAAAGTGACAAATTAAAGTCTCTTTGGACTGCCATTACACCTCTCATCAAAAACAAACAATTAAAAGGTATTTTTATTGAGGTTTCCTTCCCAAATGAACAGCCGGATCAATTTTTATTCGGACATCTTACTCCAAATTATCTCATGAAAGAGCTTCATGTTTTAGAAGAATTAGCAGGAAAAGGCACTTTGAATGGTTTTCCTATTATTGTTACACATCTAAAGCCACCTGCTAAAAATATTGCAAAACTGAAAGAGCAGTTGCAAAAACAAAATGACTTAAAGGCTAAAATTATTTATCCTGAACAAGGAAAAAGATTTGAATTGTAA
- a CDS encoding YraN family protein produces the protein MAEHNELGKKGEDLAVEYLEQNGYKILDRNWTFQKAEIDIIAEKESILAIIEVKTRSTLDFGLPQDFVKPKKIQLLVKAVNAYINDREMDIEVRFDIIAIHKNKETFAIEHITDAFFHF, from the coding sequence ATGGCAGAACACAACGAACTTGGAAAAAAAGGTGAAGATCTCGCTGTGGAATATCTCGAGCAAAATGGCTATAAAATTCTCGATCGAAACTGGACCTTTCAAAAGGCCGAAATTGATATTATCGCAGAAAAAGAATCTATTTTGGCCATCATTGAAGTAAAAACAAGATCGACTCTGGATTTTGGTTTACCACAGGATTTCGTGAAACCTAAAAAGATTCAACTGCTGGTAAAAGCTGTAAATGCCTATATAAACGATAGGGAAATGGATATTGAAGTCCGTTTTGACATCATTGCGATACACAAAAACAAGGAAACATTTGCAATTGAACACATTACAGACGCTTTTTTCCATTTTTAA
- the mfd gene encoding transcription-repair coupling factor: protein MSKNALYTLYDDLPKNQQIATQLLEQKQIKMHLNGLLGSAVSFVLRAVFKKSELPFLVVLDNKEEAAYYLNDLEQMIGEQDVLFYPASFRRPYQIDETDNANVLLRAEVLNRINSRKKPAVIVTYPEALFEKVVTRRELDKNTLKVALNDKISIDFINEVLFEYEFKRVDFITEPGEFSVRGGIVDVFSFSNDHPYRIEFFGNEVDSIRSFDVETQLSVETHKKITIIPNVENKLFQENRESFLDYIAEKTVLFIQNTEGLFTQLDKQFVRAEEAFEKLSKEIKHAEPEKLFLNQTSFIKRALDFSIVELASKPVFKTTKTFDFHIHPQPSFNKQFDLLLNNLSDNHFNGYKNYLFCSNETQAKRFHDIFETLDEANSENIRKQYHTVVLPLFQGFIDEESQITAYTDHQIFERYHKFNIKNGYSKKQNITLKELTALSVGDYVTHIDHGIGKFGGLQKIQVEGKTQEAIKLVYADNDIVYVSIHSLHKISKYNGKDGTPPKIYKLGSNAWKVLKQKTKARVKHIAFNLIQLYAKRRLEKGFQFAPDSYLQNELESSFIYEDTPDQTKSTQEVKADMESDRPMDRLVCGDVGFGKTEVAIRAAFKAVDNSKQVAVLVPTTILAYQHYRTFSERLKDMPVTIGYMNRFRTAKQKAQTLKDLAEGKLDIVIGTHQLVNKNVVFKDLGLLIVDEEQKFGVNVKDKLKTIAANVDTLTLTATPIPRTLQFSLMAARDLSVITTPPPNRYPIETNVVGFNEEIIRDAISYEIQRNGQVFFINNRIENIKEVAGMIQRLVPNARVGIGHGQMEGAKLEELMLGFMNGDFDVLVATTIIESGLDVPNANTIFINNANNFGLSDLHQMRGRVGRSNKKAFCYFICPPYSSMTEDARKRIQALEQFSELGSGFNIAMKDLEIRGAGDLLGGEQSGFINEIGFDTYQKIMNEAIEELKENEFKDLYPEENDIETKEYVKDLQIDTDFELLFSDEYINNVTERLSLYNELGGVKNEEELVIFQNKLIDRFGPMPPRANALMNSIRIKWIATSVGIEKLVMKKGKMIGYFVSDQQSDYYQSKRFHKVIKFVQTHSNLCQMKEKQTPNGLRLLLTFDNVKSTKRALELMEMLGE from the coding sequence TTGAGTAAAAACGCCTTATATACCCTGTATGATGATCTGCCAAAAAATCAGCAGATTGCCACACAATTACTGGAACAGAAACAAATAAAAATGCATCTTAACGGATTGTTAGGATCAGCAGTTTCATTTGTTTTGCGTGCTGTTTTCAAAAAATCAGAATTGCCTTTTTTAGTTGTTTTAGACAACAAAGAAGAAGCGGCTTATTATTTGAACGATCTCGAACAAATGATCGGAGAACAGGATGTGTTGTTTTATCCCGCGTCATTTCGCCGTCCGTATCAAATTGATGAAACAGACAATGCCAATGTTTTGCTTCGTGCTGAGGTTTTAAACCGAATCAATTCCCGTAAAAAACCGGCAGTGATTGTTACTTATCCTGAAGCACTTTTCGAAAAAGTAGTGACACGAAGGGAACTCGATAAAAACACTTTGAAAGTCGCTTTGAACGATAAAATTTCGATAGATTTCATCAACGAAGTTTTGTTTGAATATGAATTTAAAAGAGTCGATTTTATCACAGAACCGGGAGAGTTTTCTGTTCGTGGAGGAATTGTCGATGTCTTCTCATTTTCTAACGATCATCCGTACCGAATAGAGTTTTTTGGTAACGAAGTAGACAGCATCAGAAGTTTTGATGTCGAAACACAACTATCAGTAGAAACCCATAAGAAGATCACGATAATCCCGAATGTCGAGAACAAACTTTTTCAGGAAAACAGAGAGAGTTTCTTAGACTATATTGCCGAGAAAACCGTCTTGTTTATTCAAAATACAGAAGGACTTTTTACTCAGTTAGACAAACAATTCGTCAGGGCTGAAGAAGCTTTCGAGAAGCTTTCAAAAGAAATAAAACACGCAGAACCTGAAAAGCTATTTTTAAATCAAACCTCATTTATCAAACGGGCGCTAGATTTTTCAATAGTCGAATTGGCTTCAAAACCTGTTTTCAAAACTACAAAAACGTTCGATTTCCATATTCACCCTCAGCCTTCCTTCAACAAACAATTTGATTTGCTGCTGAATAATCTGAGTGATAATCATTTTAACGGATATAAAAATTATCTGTTCTGTTCGAATGAAACGCAAGCCAAACGTTTTCATGATATTTTTGAAACTTTAGACGAGGCCAATTCCGAGAACATTCGAAAACAATACCATACCGTTGTATTGCCTTTGTTTCAGGGGTTTATTGACGAAGAAAGCCAGATTACTGCCTATACCGATCACCAGATTTTTGAGCGTTATCATAAGTTTAATATCAAAAACGGATATTCGAAAAAACAGAATATTACGCTTAAGGAATTAACAGCGCTTTCCGTTGGTGATTATGTAACGCATATTGATCACGGAATTGGGAAATTTGGCGGCTTGCAGAAAATTCAGGTCGAAGGAAAAACACAGGAAGCGATAAAACTGGTTTATGCCGATAATGATATTGTGTATGTGAGTATTCACTCGCTTCATAAAATCTCAAAATACAACGGAAAAGACGGAACTCCTCCCAAAATATATAAACTGGGATCGAACGCCTGGAAAGTTTTAAAACAAAAAACCAAAGCGCGTGTCAAACATATTGCCTTCAATTTGATTCAGTTGTATGCCAAACGACGTTTGGAAAAAGGGTTTCAGTTTGCACCGGACAGTTATTTACAGAACGAATTAGAGAGTTCGTTTATATACGAAGACACCCCAGATCAAACTAAATCAACACAAGAGGTTAAAGCGGATATGGAAAGCGATCGTCCGATGGATCGTTTAGTTTGTGGTGATGTAGGTTTTGGAAAAACAGAGGTAGCGATTCGTGCGGCGTTTAAGGCAGTAGACAATAGCAAACAGGTAGCTGTTTTGGTTCCAACCACCATTTTGGCTTACCAGCATTACCGTACGTTTTCAGAACGTTTGAAAGACATGCCGGTTACCATTGGTTATATGAACCGCTTTAGAACCGCCAAACAGAAAGCGCAAACTTTAAAAGATTTAGCAGAAGGAAAACTGGATATTGTGATTGGAACACACCAATTAGTCAATAAAAATGTAGTTTTTAAAGACCTTGGTTTATTGATTGTCGACGAGGAACAAAAGTTTGGAGTAAACGTAAAAGATAAACTTAAGACCATTGCTGCGAATGTCGATACACTAACATTAACGGCAACGCCAATCCCGAGAACGTTGCAGTTTTCATTAATGGCAGCGAGAGATTTGTCTGTTATTACAACTCCTCCGCCAAACCGATATCCTATAGAAACCAATGTTGTTGGGTTTAATGAAGAGATAATCCGTGATGCCATTTCGTATGAAATTCAGCGTAACGGTCAGGTTTTCTTCATCAATAACCGAATCGAAAATATAAAAGAAGTTGCCGGTATGATTCAGCGTTTGGTACCAAATGCCAGAGTTGGAATCGGTCACGGACAAATGGAGGGTGCGAAACTCGAAGAATTGATGCTGGGTTTCATGAACGGCGATTTCGATGTTCTGGTAGCCACAACAATTATCGAAAGTGGTCTGGACGTACCAAATGCCAACACGATTTTCATCAACAATGCCAATAATTTTGGATTGTCTGATTTACATCAAATGCGAGGAAGAGTAGGTCGAAGCAATAAAAAAGCATTCTGTTATTTCATCTGTCCGCCTTATTCCTCTATGACCGAAGATGCCAGAAAACGTATTCAGGCTTTAGAGCAATTTAGCGAATTAGGTAGCGGTTTTAACATTGCGATGAAAGATCTTGAAATTCGTGGTGCAGGAGATCTATTGGGGGGAGAACAAAGTGGTTTCATTAATGAAATTGGATTTGATACCTACCAAAAAATCATGAATGAGGCCATCGAAGAATTGAAGGAGAATGAGTTCAAAGACTTATATCCGGAAGAGAACGATATTGAAACCAAGGAATATGTAAAAGACCTGCAAATCGATACTGATTTTGAGTTATTGTTTTCTGATGAATACATCAACAATGTCACCGAACGTTTGAGTTTATACAACGAGTTGGGCGGTGTGAAAAATGAGGAAGAATTAGTAATCTTTCAAAATAAACTAATTGACCGTTTCGGTCCAATGCCTCCGCGTGCCAATGCGTTGATGAATAGTATTCGAATCAAATGGATTGCAACAAGTGTAGGTATTGAGAAGTTAGTGATGAAGAAAGGTAAAATGATTGGTTATTTCGTTTCAGATCAACAATCTGATTATTACCAATCGAAGCGTTTCCATAAAGTGATCAAGTTTGTACAGACTCATAGTAATCTTTGCCAAATGAAAGAAAAACAAACACCTAATGGTTTACGACTTTTGCTGACTTTTGATAATGTAAAATCGACCAAACGAGCATTGGAATTAATGGAGATGTTGGGAGAATAA
- a CDS encoding endonuclease/exonuclease/phosphatase family protein, whose product MRVISFQLCSIAFLSFIMLQAQPKKYAIHTIAFYNFENLFDTNDDVNTNDDEWTPNGTQHWTTEKYEQKLKNLSRVLSEIGRPDNSNAPVLIGGAEIENRTVLEDLVKQPNLLPFDYGIIHFDSPDKRGIDVALLYQRKYFRPTSYSNIPLRIYLKKNADKEEEVQQPEDDIEIKNDNKNRVFTRDQLLISGFLEGEEIHIIVNHWPSRSGGEKVSSIFREAAGSLNRRIIDSLQQINPNAKVVTMGDLNDGPFNKSVKTVLGAKTKKSEVEEFGLFNPFAGMLHKGLGTIAFRDSWDIFDQIIITKSLMQSDFSTFNFWKAGIFNKSFLIQSSGTYKGYPLRHSLTEVGFSDHFPVYIYLVKEVK is encoded by the coding sequence ATGAGAGTAATTTCTTTTCAATTGTGTAGTATCGCTTTTTTATCTTTTATAATGCTGCAGGCACAGCCAAAAAAATATGCTATCCATACTATTGCATTTTACAACTTTGAGAATCTTTTCGATACTAATGATGATGTCAATACCAACGATGATGAATGGACACCCAATGGGACTCAGCATTGGACGACGGAAAAATACGAACAGAAATTAAAAAACCTGTCCAGAGTTTTATCTGAAATTGGAAGGCCGGATAATTCAAATGCTCCCGTACTCATTGGCGGTGCCGAAATTGAAAACCGCACAGTTCTCGAAGATCTGGTGAAACAACCAAATTTACTTCCTTTTGACTATGGGATCATTCATTTTGATTCGCCGGATAAACGAGGAATTGATGTTGCGCTTTTATATCAGAGAAAATACTTTAGACCCACGTCGTATTCCAATATTCCGCTGCGTATTTATCTAAAGAAAAATGCTGATAAAGAAGAGGAGGTTCAGCAACCGGAAGATGATATTGAGATTAAAAACGATAATAAGAATCGGGTTTTTACCAGAGATCAGCTTTTAATTTCAGGATTTTTAGAAGGAGAGGAAATTCATATTATCGTCAATCATTGGCCGTCCAGATCAGGAGGGGAGAAAGTAAGCAGTATTTTTCGGGAAGCTGCCGGAAGTTTAAACAGAAGAATTATCGATTCGCTACAGCAAATAAATCCCAATGCTAAAGTGGTTACGATGGGTGATTTGAATGATGGGCCCTTTAATAAAAGTGTAAAAACTGTTTTGGGTGCAAAGACGAAAAAATCAGAAGTAGAGGAATTCGGGCTTTTTAATCCCTTTGCGGGAATGCTCCATAAAGGTTTAGGCACAATTGCATTTAGAGATTCCTGGGATATTTTCGATCAGATCATCATTACAAAGTCACTTATGCAATCTGATTTTTCGACTTTTAACTTTTGGAAAGCGGGAATTTTCAATAAATCTTTTCTGATCCAGAGCTCAGGAACGTATAAAGGTTATCCGCTGCGACATAGTTTGACAGAAGTTGGATTTAGTGACCATTTTCCCGTTTATATTTATTTGGTTAAAGAAGTGAAGTAA
- a CDS encoding aspartate kinase yields MKTVSSIVENYIKTKPFLLNALSLGIINLTSLSRNIMTELESEFGKEVKQGAVVMSLKRLTEELDFKLNHKINKVIKNIGEITVRSELTDYTFAASETVLNKQADLISDINSLSDIFYTSSRGVNETNIVVSSSVNHLVEKHFMREKLIQKLDNLASITVKLPKENIVVPGIYYFIFQRLAWEGIIINEVISTSNEFTILVGEDQVDVAFKVIKDLKN; encoded by the coding sequence ATGAAAACCGTTTCTTCAATCGTCGAAAATTACATTAAAACAAAACCCTTTTTATTAAATGCGTTATCGCTTGGAATTATCAACCTCACTTCTCTTTCACGGAACATTATGACCGAATTAGAAAGTGAATTTGGTAAAGAAGTAAAACAAGGCGCTGTTGTAATGTCATTAAAAAGACTCACAGAAGAACTGGATTTTAAACTGAATCATAAAATCAATAAAGTAATTAAAAATATAGGCGAAATCACTGTTCGATCTGAATTGACGGATTATACTTTTGCCGCTTCCGAAACTGTTTTAAACAAACAGGCTGATTTAATTTCTGATATCAATAGTTTATCTGACATCTTTTATACCTCATCACGTGGCGTAAACGAAACCAATATTGTGGTAAGCAGCAGCGTAAATCATTTGGTTGAAAAACACTTTATGCGTGAGAAACTTATTCAGAAGTTAGACAACTTGGCCTCTATAACTGTAAAATTGCCAAAAGAAAACATCGTGGTTCCCGGAATTTACTATTTCATTTTCCAACGTTTGGCGTGGGAAGGAATTATCATCAATGAGGTAATTTCGACTTCAAATGAATTTACCATTTTAGTTGGAGAAGATCAGGTTGATGTTGCTTTTAAAGTAATTAAAGACTTAAAAAACTAA
- a CDS encoding aldehyde dehydrogenase family protein — protein MTTIASQFGMNEALEKLGIKSINEGTSTGLENFSSGEILNSFSPVDGKLIASVKMSTPEDYEKVMQAATEAFKSFRLIPAPQRGEIVRQFGQKLRENKEALGKLVSYEMGKSLQEGYGEVQEMIDICDFAVGLSRQLHGLTMHSERPGHRMYEQYHSLGVVGIISAFNFPVAVWSWNTALAWISGDVCVWKPSEKTPLCGIACQNIIAQVIKENNLPEGISCLINGDYKIGELMTADTRVPLVSATGSTRMGKIVAQAVAGRLGKSLLELGGNNAIIVTPDADIKMTVIGAVFGAVGTAGQRCTSTRRLIIHESIYDKVKEALVAAYKQLRIGNPLDENNHVGPLIDTHAVEMYAVALNKVVAEGGKVLVEGGVLSGEGYESGCYVKPAIAEAQNSFEIVQHETFAPVLYLIKYSGEVDNAIELQNGVAQGLSSAIMTNNLREAERFLSVVGSDCGIANVNIGTSGAEIGGAFGGEKETGGGRESGSDAWKIYMRRQTNTINYTTSLPLAQGIKFDL, from the coding sequence ATGACAACAATAGCATCACAGTTTGGAATGAATGAGGCTCTGGAAAAATTGGGCATAAAATCAATAAACGAAGGAACATCAACAGGGCTGGAGAATTTTTCTTCAGGAGAAATTTTAAACAGCTTTTCACCGGTTGATGGAAAATTAATAGCATCAGTAAAAATGTCGACGCCTGAGGATTATGAAAAAGTTATGCAGGCTGCTACAGAAGCTTTTAAAAGTTTTCGTTTAATTCCTGCACCACAACGTGGAGAAATTGTGCGTCAGTTTGGACAAAAGCTTCGTGAGAATAAAGAAGCGCTTGGTAAGTTGGTTTCCTACGAAATGGGTAAATCATTGCAGGAAGGTTACGGTGAAGTACAGGAAATGATTGACATTTGTGATTTTGCAGTGGGTTTATCGCGTCAGCTTCACGGATTAACGATGCATTCAGAAAGACCGGGACATCGTATGTACGAGCAATACCATTCGTTAGGAGTTGTGGGAATCATTTCGGCGTTTAACTTTCCGGTAGCGGTTTGGTCATGGAATACAGCTTTGGCGTGGATTTCGGGAGATGTCTGTGTTTGGAAACCTTCTGAAAAAACACCTCTTTGCGGAATTGCCTGTCAGAACATTATCGCTCAGGTGATCAAAGAAAATAATTTACCGGAAGGAATCTCTTGTTTGATCAACGGCGATTACAAAATAGGAGAATTAATGACAGCTGATACCAGAGTACCATTAGTTTCGGCTACAGGCTCAACCCGAATGGGGAAAATTGTAGCGCAGGCAGTTGCCGGACGTTTGGGGAAATCATTGTTAGAGTTAGGAGGAAATAATGCTATTATCGTTACTCCGGATGCCGATATTAAAATGACCGTTATTGGTGCTGTTTTTGGTGCTGTGGGTACAGCCGGACAGCGTTGCACATCGACAAGACGATTAATCATACACGAAAGTATTTACGATAAAGTAAAAGAGGCTTTGGTTGCAGCTTATAAACAACTAAGAATTGGTAACCCATTAGACGAAAACAATCACGTTGGGCCACTTATTGATACACATGCGGTTGAAATGTATGCAGTTGCTTTGAATAAAGTGGTTGCTGAAGGAGGGAAAGTATTAGTAGAAGGCGGAGTCCTTTCGGGAGAAGGTTACGAAAGCGGCTGTTATGTAAAACCTGCAATTGCCGAAGCCCAGAATTCATTTGAAATTGTACAACATGAAACATTTGCTCCGGTGTTATATTTGATTAAATATTCGGGAGAAGTGGATAACGCGATCGAGCTTCAAAACGGAGTTGCTCAGGGATTATCATCGGCTATTATGACTAATAATTTGCGTGAAGCAGAAAGATTTTTATCAGTAGTGGGTTCTGATTGTGGAATTGCCAATGTAAATATCGGAACTTCCGGTGCTGAAATTGGAGGTGCTTTTGGTGGAGAAAAAGAAACCGGAGGTGGTCGTGAGTCAGGATCTGATGCCTGGAAAATTTACATGCGTCGTCAGACCAATACAATCAATTATACAACGAGTCTGCCTTTGGCACAAGGAATTAAATTTGATTTGTAA